From the Streptomyces sp. NBC_01216 genome, the window ATCGTGGCCGGCGAGACGTCGAGGGTCACCGCCGCCTCCTCGACCTCCAGCCGGCCGGTGGCCGCCAGCAGTTCGAGGAGCGTGTTCCAGCGCTCGTGTTTCGCCATCGGGATTCCTTCCGGGCGGCGCTTCGCGCGCCGTGCGTGATCGCGAGTCTAAGGGCTGGTCCGTCATTCCCGTCGGGATCGGGGCGAGGCGCCGGACGCGGTGCGCCACAAGGCGACGGGTCGCCGCAGTAGGGGTCGTATCCGGGCGATTCCGTACCCGGCGTGGGGGCGCGGCACCCGCGCCGTGACCCCATGCCGTCGTGCGTCCGCCGAGGGCGCAGGGGCAGCTCTGAGTGCCGCGTTCCCGTGGCCCGGACCGGCCCGGCCCGGCCCGGACCGGACCGGCCCGGCCCGGCCCGGACCGGACCGGACCGGCCCGGCCTCTGGACCGGGCGTGTCCCCTCATGCATACTGCACCTCATTGGATGCTCGAAGATGCTCGAAACCTTATCAATTCACGCATGAGAGAGCAGGTTGCTCTCTGTGAAGGAGTCTGACGTGTCCACCACGGGTCACTCCCGCACCGCGGCCGAGATCGCCTCCCAGCCCGCCTCCTGGCGCGAGGCCGCCGCCACCCTCGCCCTGCACCGCGCCGTCCTTCCCGCGCGCGGCGAGCGCGTCGCCGTCGTCGGCTGCGGGACCTCCTGGTTCATCGCCCAGGCATACGCCCGGTTGCGCGAGGGCGGCGGCCACGGCGAGACCGACGCCTTCGCCGCCTCGGAGTTCCCTCTCGGGCGCCGGTACGACCGGATCCTCGCCCTCACCCGCTCGGGCACCACGACCGAGGTGCTCGACCTGCTCCGCGCGGTCGCGGGCGGCGTGCCGACCGGCGCCCTCACCGCCGACCCCGCGACCCCGGTCATGACGGCGGCCGACACGGTGGCGGTGCTGGACTTCGCCGACGAGGAGTCGGTGGTGCAGACCCGGTTCGCCACGACCGCCCTCGCTCTGCTCCGCGCGCACCTGGAGTCCGAGGGCGCTCTGCCGGCCGGGACCCGCACGATGGAGCAGGCGGCCCGGGACGCCGAACGGGCCCTGGCCGAGCCGCTGCGCGACGCCGTCGTCGATGCCGAGCAGTTCACCTTCCTCGGGACCGGCTGGACCTACGGCCTGGCCCTGGAGGCCGGACTGAAGATGCGCGAGGCGGCCGGTGCCTGGACCGAGGCGTACCCGGCCATGGAGTACCGGCACGGACCGATCAGCATCACCGGGCCCGGCCGCGTCGCCTGGGTGCTCGGCCCTGTCCCCACCGGGCTCGCGGACGACGTCGCCCGGGTCGGAGGCACGCTCGTCGCGGACTCAGCCCCCTCGGACTCCGCCTTCCCGCCGGGCTCCGGCTCCGCGCCCGGCGGAGGGACGATCCGGACCGGTGGGCTCGACCCGCTCGCCGACCTCGTCCGCGCGCAGCGTCTCGCCGTCCTGCTCGCCGAAGCCCAGGGCCAGGACCCGGACCGGCCCCGCAACCTCACCCGTTCCGTCGTCCTTCCGGCCGCGGGGGAGAGCGACTGATGCCGCTCGTACCCACCGGCGAGATCGTCCTCGGCGCCCGCGCAGCCGGCACCGGCGCCGGTGCCTTCAATGTCGTCCAGATCGAGCACGCGCAGGCGATCGTCGCCGGCGCGGAGGCGGCCGGCCGGCCGGTGATCCTCCAGATCAGCGAGAACACCGCCCGCTACCACGGCTCTCTGGAGCCGATCGCCCTCGCGACCCTCGCTTCCGCTCGCCGCGCGGCGGTTCCGGTCGCCGTCCACCTCGACCACGCGGAATCTCCCGCGCTGGTCCATGAGGCCGTGCGGCTCGGCTTCGGATCGGTGATGTTCGACGCGTCGAGGCTCCCCTACCGGGAGAATCTGGCCGCCACCCGCGAGACGGTCGGCCACTGCCACGGCCACGGCGTCTGGGTGGAGGCCGAACTCGGTGAGGTCGGCGGCAAGGACGGTGCGCACGCCCCCGGCGTGCGCACCGATCCCGACGAGGCGCGGCATTTCGTCGCCGCCACCGGGGTGGACGCCCTCGCCGTCGCCGTCGGCAGCTCCCACGCCATGCTCACCCGGGACGCCGTCCTGGACCTCACGCTCGTCGCGGCGCTGCGCGACGCCGTGCCCGTCCCGCTCGTGCTGCACGGTTCGTCGGGCGTGGGTGACGCGGACCTGGTGCGGGCGGTCGGCGCGGGCATGACGAAGGTGAACGTCGCCACCCATCTGAACAAGGCGTTCACCCGGGCCGTGCGGGACCACCTGAGGGAGCACGCCGGTACCGTCGATCCGCGCCGTTACCTCGGCCCGGCCCGCACGGCCGTCGCGGAGGCGGTGACCCACCTGCTCGGGGTGCTGGGGTCGGACGCGCCGCTCATGCGCAGGTGACGCGGTCGCGCGGAGTGTAGTGCGTGCGGAAGGTCTCCCGCCCGACCTCGGCTCCGCCGTCGTGGAACACCCGGTCCACATCGATGTCGAAGCCCTCCAGCGGTGTCTGCGGCTCGCACGCGGCTCCGGTGCCCTTGCGCTCCGCGGGCTCGGTGAGCCTGGTGCGCGGGCCCGCCACCGCCTCCACCCGGTCGTACTTCTTCGTGCCCAGAAAACTCACGGTCACCGAGTGGTCGGTGGCGCTCGCCGCGATGTAGATCGAGTGCCCGGAATCGTTGCGGAACCTCAGGTCGAGCGTGCCCCAGGCGACCGTGGCCTCCCGTCCCGCCGGGTACCGCTCGATGTAGAAGGAATGCGCTCCGTACTCGACCGGCTTGACCCCGGCGAAGAAGATCGCGTTGAAGACCGTGGTCGCGACGGCGGAGACGCCGCCACCGGGGGCTGAGTGGTACTGCCCGTCAAGGATCATCGTGCCGTCCACGAAACCGTTGGCCTTGGTCCGTTCGCCGACGGTCCGGTTGTAGCTCCAGACCTCCCCGGGGCGGACCAGCGAGCCGTTGATCAGCTCCGCCGCCCTGCCGATGTTGGTCGTCCGGTACGGCGCAGTCGGGAACTCGACCGTGAAGGTGGACATCTGTTCCTCGATACCCATCCTCGCCGCGGACGCGCGGGTCAGCTCCGGCTCGACCCGCGCGGTGGTGACCGGTCCGGTGCGGGCCGCGTCCCCGGTCCTCGGAAGCAGCGGGCGGACGGCGTCGCCCAGGGACCGGGCTGTCACCCGGTGCCCCGTCCTGCCGTCCGACGTCACCACCACCCGGCCGTCGCGCACACCGAGCGTGGCGTCGACCGGCCCCGTGGCGAGCGCGTCGAGCGGGCGCGCCACGGCCGGATCGCGCCGCAGCCCCTCGGCGTCGAGCGACGGGACCAGCCGCCCCGTGTCGTCCGCCTTCGCCGTCAGATGGGTGGACAGTGTCGCCGCGGAGATCCGCAAGGGTTGGCCGTCGACGGTGAGCGTCACCGGTCCCGACATCGCGGGCTTGCCGAAGTCGTCCATGAAACGGGCTACTTCGGTCTCGCCCACCTCGGGAGACGACACCTCGGCCGGCAGCGTCACCCGGCCCCGGCCGGCCCAGGGGTAGACCTCCCTGATCGTGGCGACGGCCCGGGTGGTGTCCAGTCGCTGCCCCGCGCGCGCCTCGGCCGGCACCGCCTTGCCGGACGCGAAGGTGACGGCACCCTCGGTCATCTCCCGGTCGTACGTCCGGGAGGCCACCGTCAGTGCCGCCGCCGCCCTGGCCTCGTCGAAGGCGACGACGGGTTCGACGTCGCGCTCCCCCGA encodes:
- a CDS encoding class II fructose-bisphosphate aldolase, coding for MPLVPTGEIVLGARAAGTGAGAFNVVQIEHAQAIVAGAEAAGRPVILQISENTARYHGSLEPIALATLASARRAAVPVAVHLDHAESPALVHEAVRLGFGSVMFDASRLPYRENLAATRETVGHCHGHGVWVEAELGEVGGKDGAHAPGVRTDPDEARHFVAATGVDALAVAVGSSHAMLTRDAVLDLTLVAALRDAVPVPLVLHGSSGVGDADLVRAVGAGMTKVNVATHLNKAFTRAVRDHLREHAGTVDPRRYLGPARTAVAEAVTHLLGVLGSDAPLMRR
- a CDS encoding SIS domain-containing protein; translation: MSTTGHSRTAAEIASQPASWREAAATLALHRAVLPARGERVAVVGCGTSWFIAQAYARLREGGGHGETDAFAASEFPLGRRYDRILALTRSGTTTEVLDLLRAVAGGVPTGALTADPATPVMTAADTVAVLDFADEESVVQTRFATTALALLRAHLESEGALPAGTRTMEQAARDAERALAEPLRDAVVDAEQFTFLGTGWTYGLALEAGLKMREAAGAWTEAYPAMEYRHGPISITGPGRVAWVLGPVPTGLADDVARVGGTLVADSAPSDSAFPPGSGSAPGGGTIRTGGLDPLADLVRAQRLAVLLAEAQGQDPDRPRNLTRSVVLPAAGESD
- a CDS encoding VanW family protein, with amino-acid sequence MRRPFADVDTPPSPLSGRGSRTRIAVLVAGAAVAVGGGLYGAGLVAAGDEISQGTRVDGVDIGGMSRAEAKSKLDTSAPSSWTRAIPVRVGESTGTLDPRSAGLGVDTAKTVERAADAARDPLTVIGRLFSSGERDVEPVVAFDEARAAAALTVASRTYDREMTEGAVTFASGKAVPAEARAGQRLDTTRAVATIREVYPWAGRGRVTLPAEVSSPEVGETEVARFMDDFGKPAMSGPVTLTVDGQPLRISAATLSTHLTAKADDTGRLVPSLDAEGLRRDPAVARPLDALATGPVDATLGVRDGRVVVTSDGRTGHRVTARSLGDAVRPLLPRTGDAARTGPVTTARVEPELTRASAARMGIEEQMSTFTVEFPTAPYRTTNIGRAAELINGSLVRPGEVWSYNRTVGERTKANGFVDGTMILDGQYHSAPGGGVSAVATTVFNAIFFAGVKPVEYGAHSFYIERYPAGREATVAWGTLDLRFRNDSGHSIYIAASATDHSVTVSFLGTKKYDRVEAVAGPRTRLTEPAERKGTGAACEPQTPLEGFDIDVDRVFHDGGAEVGRETFRTHYTPRDRVTCA